A window of Periophthalmus magnuspinnatus isolate fPerMag1 chromosome 21, fPerMag1.2.pri, whole genome shotgun sequence genomic DNA:
AATGGAGtaagaagcgtgcccatgatcacttcatatttggaacaacaggttagctatgtccatttatatacagtctgtgatgtgAACACAATTTACTTTTGAAATGTTATCACAGTAGTAGATATTACTGTAATACAGCATTATTAGGAGATGACAGTGGTACAGTTACTAAGCATCTgccttttaataaaaaaaaaaaaagactgttttAATTTTAGATGTTTGTTACAAGAAAggctttagtagtagtagtagtagtagtagtagtagtagtagtagtagtagtagtagtagtagtagtagtaattagtaTTTTAtgaacatatttcacatatatttgTATCTATTATATACTCTTGTGGTGTTACAAAACTACATCTTCTAcctttttattaaatattcTCAAACATGTCTGGAAATAGtgacagacaaataaataatcttAATGGCAAAGATGCTATGATTTTTcaaactgtttctatatttgtacTTGTTTCTTTACATAACTAAAGCCTTTGGATGGCTGTTGTGTGCATAGAAAGGGCACCTGTCAAGACATCACACTCTAACATCTGCCAAATAGTCCAAAGTATAATATTTTACTCCTGGGTTGAAActgacacacaaaaacaaatacaaatcatGTTTAATCATTATTTAAGAGCATGCATTTAAGAActataaatagaaacacaacCATTAATTCTAGTACTACTGTCATTACTACAActtatactactactgatactacttcTGAAAGAACATGAGTAATTTTAGTCTTAATGctcacagtatttatttatttttttctattgccACTTCAACAAATGGACAACTTCAGCAAATACAACTACTCACTGTGCTAATCGAATACTTATACCAGTACTTTTACAGCttccactgctactactagcaATAATGGTTCTATTTCTATTGTTGCCAGTGGTACTAAAGTTTCTCCTGCAACTTCACTACTTTTGGCAGCTATGACTACTACCTATACAGTAGATTTGCTACTTCTCTACAGTGAtgctactacttgtactactagtaggcaaggcaagtttatttgtaaattgtacacaaagtaattcaaagtgctttacagaataagaaagacattaaaatcacacaaatcaaaacataaataatcatcataaaattaacattaaaacagaatagTGCAGAATacaaacctgtcagtcatatagtactgttactactattgGTATTACAACAATATTTAACTGCTATAGTACAAATTATCTGAGCAGTTACAACCATTGACTCTATAAATTGAAAATTGCTTTCTGAGATTTGGCTCCATTCACTCTTAAAGTGATTACTGAGTGGTAGGCATATCAGAGTTCATTTCAAGTCAGTCTCTCAAACGATTAAGTATCCTCTTTCTGTGTTTTGAGACTGCTAATCCTTCACAAGGAAACTGCCTCCCACCTCTCGCGTTGCGTAATACCAATaggagaggatgagagccgCTTATACCTGTGACAATGCATCGTAACCAGATTAACCAGAGCAGCACTTGGCCCAGGAGACAGGTGACGCTCGAAGTGTTGTGGAAGTGATTCAGTCCCGTAGAGGGCCGGAGTTTCCGCTGTGAGAGGAGGAAACGCACGTCTGCAGCGTAAACAACACATATGTTACACACAGATACGCAAGTGTGAAACAGAGTTAGTGCTgagtggttttagatgacatGGTATCAGTCTGTTTGTAGACCCGTTGATCAAACGTGGGGCAGAATATAGTGTAAAACATAGTGTGAGCATGCACCCACCCAGATGGAGGTTATGTGCCAATAATCTTTATATGAATTGTataagtggaggagttcaagtatcgcGGGGTCtagttcacgagtgagggaaggacggAGCGTGAGAGTggcaggcggatcggtgcagcatctgcagtgatgcagtcgctgtattggtccgttgtggtgaagaaggagctgaaccggaaggcaaagctctcgatttaccagtcaatctacactcctaccctcacctatggtcatgagctctgggtaatgactgaaaggatacAAACGGCTGAAATGGGATTCCTCTTTAGGGTGGctgcgcacccttagggatagggtgaggagctcagtcacacgggaggagctcggagtagagccactactcctacacatcaagaggagccagctgaggtggctcgggcatctgctcaggatgcctcctggacacctccctagggaggtgttctgggcatgtccaaCCAGgcggaggccccggggaagacccaggacacgctggagggactatgtctgggtgcctgggaacaccttggggtcccaccggaggagctggaggacttgtctggggtgagggaagtctgggagtccctgcttagactgctgccccagataaggggaagaaaatggttggatggatggatggatggatggatggatgaattgtatgaaaaacaaaaaaatctgcaaatgtCCAAGTTGACCATATGTATTGCCTGCTCCAATCTCACGCCCAAAATTTTATAATCTAATCTGATATCcaatatttttatgatttttattttattatattgatttaaaatgttgtctTACTAAACTAACCACACTATTTTCTTCTCTAAAAACAAAGATATAATGCACTTTTATACATATTGTTCTTTTAATGTTGTTATAGAGTCACCaaatgctttattatttttgctATCTGAATCAGAATACTGTTAATTTTGTTTGAAAGTGTATTCCCTCTAGCAGAGACCTGGTTCGGTTGTCAACAGCGATCCCATGTTCCTGTTTGATATTCAGATCACACTCTTTATTGTTGCGAGTAAGATACTTCCTATCTCTCCAAacagtgttttatattattatagaaTTTGCAGCCTAATACTTTTACAATAGCTTTTTTGCATATATTATTGCAAGAATATATCTTAAAAAACATGACTTCTTCCTAACCTTGTCTATCCCGTTATCCTTAACAAACCCCAGTTATCACACATTGTTAGCATATACGTCGTTAATCCGTTATTATGCAGATCCTTTCATGTTTCGCTACACTGGAACACCTGGTTATGTAAAAGATGAGTCAGTGTGTGAGCAGAATTACGGGGCCCTCTTGTGGCCGCAACAAATATTTTTTGATAGGGGGAGCTCTCTGTATAACCATGATCAGTTAACCGTCCAACCAATTTTCTAACCAACAATTAACCGGTTTAATAAAAGGCAGGTGTAACAATAACTGTGTCACAGAATGACACTAAACGTATCCATCTTATATGTACAGGTGATTtatagttaaaaaacaaaactaaaaaaactaaaaaaaaaaaacaaaacttggaaaacatgcatccttactacACAAAATGGGAAGTGATGACATTATTATATAGCGCTTCAAGGCaggttttacatcaaggaatcactcacccattcacacacacattcgtaCACCAGGGGACACCTTAAACTAATTTGTCTACTAACTGCTGTTTGAAGTTATCATGTTTCATCATGATTTcacaatattatattatattattacaatattattcAGTGTCCAATGTTTTGCTTTAGACAAGAACAGCCAAGTAGTTTTTcaacatttatgtttatttactcCTACCATTTCTAATTTATTGGTTGCAACATCCAGAAtttgtcacaataaatatttacatcAAATATTTTACACCAACTGTCCTTGCAGGCTTGAGTCTTACTGCaaagcttttttgttttgttgttgttgttgttgttgttgtttattaaaAGTCTGGTTTGTTTCTGTTCAAGAAATCAGTAttggaaagacatttttaaaatacacaatacaattttaaaatacaattgaaTCGCCCAGCACTAATTTACAGGTAAACAATTCAATGTTAGGGTTACACTGATTTTGAGACTGTTCGTGACAAAATGTTGTGTATTTGAGTTGATGGTCAATATCTGGTttgattattaataataataataataataataataataataataataataataataataataataataataataataataataataataataataataattaaaactgcaagcagtgataaaggccctcgccaccccttgcgaccgcggggtacatgccaccgcggagatcctgcctttcgttccccaTTACATCGcgcctccccccaaaatcagcgactgagtaatactactccattcattcgaatgggaccatttatcacattgtcacgcctgaacggttggaaatagaataggcttttttgttcagtatgatgagaggaatatgtgtaccaaatttcaatggtctctgacagagtaaatattttttatccTATTTAatcaaaacccatgtatttcaatgagaaatgtcagacgttgccatggcaacacctttaaaaatagaggtatggtgtcattgacttttttgttcagtatcggaatagggatgttcatgtcaaatttcaaatgtttgtgacaaagtaatttttttacatgccatttaaaaatttcaagggggcgctgtggagcaatgtaatatttgatatgtgtaaattgcatatctatgcactcagatcaaaaatttgaataaaatgtatattaatgccgggaaataggacactgcatgtgtgagttatgctcactttaacacttcaaaatattgcttttttctttgattggtggccacacccacattttatgatgtagaaaaatccaagacagttccctataatcccacatgtgtctagttcattttgaccaattttcaagtttcttgaatgaaaatccaagtcgcacaaaatccaaatgtgagaggtaaaattttggaaaaattgggttccgcccacaatggccgacttcttgtagggtttagggtggggtcataatataattttttacttgtcttgacatgttctatggttgtaccaaatttactttttcaacgatgaaaaaggtctctcattgccgcaatgtatttcaaattttgaggtggcgctattgagtcattttgatacgttaatttttttccacatgaaaatacaacttcttttgccaatcttgaattttaggccatagtttgatgagtgtagagcaggcatgtccaaactgtggcccgggggctaaatgcggccctcagaccaattttgcttggccctcaagcttccatgtgaattggcccatattactttaaacagtactttttactgtacatttctgaaaatctactttatcaAGCCCATATCaagtatttaatgtgtcccattgaggatgtaagcatgaataaaggtctagtgatTCAGTctaaacttgtaataataacgcagatttgaagtattcactgtattcgcgaccggtctatggccctcagtcggccctcagctttgtctgtggttttatatgtggcccttaatgagaaaagtttggacacccctggtgtagagcatctatttagtctacagcaaagtgcagtactctgaaccccattcatttcaatgacacatttattatgttaccacggtaacatagttgcaaacagaggtatgttctcattggcttttttgatcagtttgccaagccaaatgtccgtgccaaatttcaaatgtttatgttaaagtaatttttttggtccaattcgaaagctcaagggggcgctgtggagcaatatattgTCTGACCTAcgcaaattgtatatgtatgtgttcagatccacattttgaaaaaaatttatattaatgccgggaaataggacacttcatgtgtgagttacgcgcaatttaatagttcaaaatattgcttttttctttgcaggctggccacacccacattttataacttaaaaaaactagGAAGAGTagtctataatcccacatgggtctagttcattttgaccaatttgcgagtttcttgaatgaaaatccaatgcgaaaaaaattcaaatgtgtgaggtaaaattttgaaaaaattgggttccgcccacaatggccgacttcctgtagggtttagggtggggtcataattcaattttttacttgtcttgacatgttctatgtttgtagcacatttcatttttctacgatgaaaaaggtctctcattgccgcaatgtatttcaaattttgaggtggtgctattgagtcattttgatatgtaAATTTTTTAGAACATCAAAATGCAACATTTCTTgacaatcttgaattttaggccatagtttgatgagtgtagagcatctatttagtctacaacaaagtccagtactctgaaccccattcatttcaatgacacatttattatgttaccacggtaacatagttgaaaatagaggtatgttctcattggcttttttgttcagtatgatgagaggaatatgtgtaccaaatttaaatggtctgtgacaaagtaataatttttcatcccagttatccaaaacccatgtatttcaatgagaaatgtcagacgttgccatggcaaaacctttgaaaatagagatatggtgtcattgacttttttgttcagtatagcaatagggatgtccatgccaaatttcaaatgtttatgtcaaagtaatttttttggtccaattcaaaagttcaagggggcgctgtggagcaatttattgtctgacctgtgtaaattgtatatctatgtgttcagatcaacagtttgaataaaaaagtatattcctgccgggacataggacactaactgtgtgagttacacgcatttaaaacctttaaaaaacgtcttttttctttgcaggctggccacacccacattttataaattagaaaattccaaaagagtttcttataatcccacatgggtgtagttcaatttgaccaattttcatgtttctcgaatgaaaattcgaggcgtaaaaaattcaaaggtgagaggtaaaattttggaaaaatggggttccgcccacaatggccgacttcctgtagggtttagggtggggtcataatataatttttttcttgtcttgacatgttctatgtttgtaccaaatttcatttgtctatgacgaaaaaggtctctcattgccgtaatgtatttcaaattttgtggtggcgctaatgagtcattttgatacgttaatttttttgaaaatcaaaataataaatttttcaccaaccttgaattttgggtccaataaaattgacttttcgttaacgttcagggggtcaaaagtgaattcaaagtcgcgagcaaaataaagaataataataataataataataataatggaaacgcattttccacccattatttttctcctaaaccataacagctacagtcatgtgactttctcacattgtgccccatcacaaataaggcccctgtgatttttttcacacgtccacatcaaagcgtttgtcttctacgaatttttgaaaatgaaatttgaagagggcgctagagagccattttgtgagagagtgccttgatttgcatatcattgcgttcagctcacaaatgtgcataaacgctgtattagcgttttcccaacaaaaaatgtgtgaaagagaaatatttttttgaaatattccaaaatttgcgattttgttgaaaattcaccctgaccacacccaaagtcataatcaaaatgtaattgttaatctttaatcacacatgggtttagtgggatttggccaaatttgaagtgtgtgtgatgaaaactgggcgagaaaatgtcctgaatgcgagggtgtgcacttttgtcgttcccgggtttgatccaatatggccgacgtcctgtaaattttagggcggggccataatataatttttgtcatgtcccgacatgttctattttttgatgtgagtttcggatttttacgtcgacttttttctgagtcgggctcccataggccccatgaaaatcaaagtttgaggtggcgctaccgagtcgtctttcgttattttttctcggggtcttttgtgacaattagagctcgtcgagttctaatttttgacaccactcactgccatgtcggggcgtgtttactacttgatttttgccattttccacgctccggacgcggttttaatgagtccctcgccgggacggagtcccaggctcgggcctaataataatccTGTCTATGCCGACATATAGAACGCATTTGCTTTGCCACTAGATAGCGTCAGTGCTTCGTAAGTAAATGTTGCGCTCTCGGGTTGCAAGGGTAACTGTCAACAAAACTAGGcacggtaaaaataaaaaataaaaatagaaacaaaaaagtttgttctttttaaaactGAATCCCTCAAAAATGaattaagttatttatttaaatagagctcctgaaaatgtgttttgaatagAGTTGGCTCTTGGAGTGGCTTAAAAACACTGTGCGTAAAGGAAACCATTTTGCGTCTTTACAGTTAAACAAAATTATCAATGTCATATCTATCTCATTAGCATTATTAGAGAAGTTCATTTCAAGACTTTTTAAGGGCTGTTTTGGTCAGTTGTAGTGCGCGTTGATGTTGGCCAGGCCATTGATGTTATTGACGCAGCCGATGTGCGATGGAGACACGGTGCTGAACGGAGGCTGCAAATTGTGGCTGTGGTACAGGGAGGGCGAGCCGGTCCAATACGAGAACCCGGACGGACCCACGCCTCCCACGGGCCCCACCAGGTTCAGCTTGGAGATCCCGGAGAAGGGTAGCGGGGAGAAGTTGCCCTGAAACTTGTACAGGGCCTGTTCGGTGCTGGACGGCTGGCACACCTGCGCGAGTCCGTGGAAGTCAAATTTATAGGCGTAGCGTTTGCCGTGGACCTTGGTCATGATGTTTTTGTCGTAGTAGTAGCGTAAGGCGCGGCTCAGCTTGTCGTAGTTCATGTTTGGTTTGCTTTTACGCTCACCCCACCTCCGTGCCACCTCGTCCGGGTCGATTAGTTTGAACTCGCCGTTGGTGCCCTCCCACGCGATGCACGACATGTTGGCACTGTCTGACAGCAACTCGAGGAGGAACTGCCACAGCTGGATCTGACCACTGCCTGCACACATCAAGGCAGACACACACCATTTGGAAATTATGGTCTACTAGGGGAATGTGGTTAATATGGAAAATAAAACGTGGTTGTTCTTATTTTAATTCTTCTCCTAAACCACATACTCCCTGGTACTCCGAAATATGGccgtttttaatgttgtaaatattgttgttgtttttagtttttgcttGTTACAGTGGGCCAGTTGCACTTTTACTTTCCGCATAGAGTTTAGGAAATATTCATCGATATCGGCACGTTATGGATATGACTTCTTGTGAAAGGctaaatatattaattatatatAGGAATAATCTTCAATACCTTTCTGCACTCCGGTGTTGATGGGAGCCCATGACGTGCCTTTGGTTTCTTTCAAAAGATTTTCTGTCGGATCTGAAATCAAAACGCACAGTTATGTCCAGCCCAAACCATCCTCTTCCTCACCGCCTCAGGGCACGGCTCAGATGTCACCGGCCGTCCTCCTTAATGAGCATCGGACTCTTCAGtttaaattactttaaaatCTCTTCAATTTAAATAGCAATAACATTACAGCATTTACCCCAATACCTACAGACACATTTCAGACTATAAAATATAATCCCATCATTCTGTTTTATGAAGATAAAAGGCTACATTACTACATTAATTGTGTTTACGCACAGCCTTTTCCAGTAATTaggaaaaagttaaaaaaaaaaaaaaacgtaacaCAGAGGAAAAAATCTATGTATCCTATGTAGAAAAACGGAGatcctaaaaaaaaattaaatattcacATATTCGCTCACATGGCAAGCGTGATCATGCCAAACAAAAGCATGGGACGCAACTTCAGTTTGCCAAAAGTGTCCAAATATTTCGGGTGATGTTAAGGGACCGTCAACAAATTGCCGTACCGGGACAAAttcagcaaataaaaaataattaattaagtGATAACATagaaataatttaattaattgcAATGAGATAAGTCATGTATAAGATTGATGAATGAATAATATTAATCAATACATagataaaacatttttcttcattagATTTTAAgttttgagaaccactgactCCAAACTAATGCAGAAAAATTCTACATGATGAGTAAGATCGGAAACGAGACCTTACGgtagattttcaaaaaaaatCAATTGCCTTATCCGATCCTCCTCATCATATAGAACTATCCTGTATTAGTTTGGAATCAGTGGTTCACAAAACCTAAAAGCTATTGAAGAAGACCCTCATTTCTTGCAGTAAAATGCTGATAAAAATTTGAAAAGGCAGATTTTCAATTGCTGTACCCAGTCCTTCTCATGGTGTTTAACTACTCTGCATTAGTTTTGagtcagtggttctcaaaacGTAAAAcgtattgaagaaaaaaaacaatatttttgcatcaaaaataattaattagaaaatggaagtgacaaaaatgaattgCTGTACCCAATCCTCTTCATCATGTAGAATTTTTCTGCATTAGTTTGGAGTCAGTGGTTCTTAAACCTAAAAgttattgaagaaaaaaaccgtttatctatgtatttattatgttaaatatgACTTATAAACACAATAATATTCCATAAATAGATCTTATAAACGTCTGGTCTTATTTTAATTGATACATTttactatttatattttgatttgttgatttatttatttttaatttgctgAATTTGTTCCAATACCGCATTTCGTTGATGGTCCCTAAATATCACAGAAACATTTGCTGACACCCCTACCTAAACCAAGCCGCGTGCCCCTGCTTCGTCAAGATCACGTCGTTCTGTCCGTGAACGCGAATATGTCGAATATCAAATATCCAAACAACTTCACCACGGTTAtttgatttggaaaaaaaaatatctcagTGACTATGATCTAGTAGGCAATTGTTCCGCTTTCAAGTTCTGaaaaggatatatatatatatatatatatatatatatatatatatatatatatatatatatatatatatatatatatatatatatatatatatatatatatatatatatatatatatatatatatatcgttTTAAACAAATAGTTCGTAGTGGTTCCTCGTGCGCCCTGCAGTCCGCTGTGGGAGCGATGCTTGTCGAGTGTCTTCCGCTAGCAGCGCTCAAAGAACCAGCAGGAAACGCGTCCAGGAAAAAGGATTTCCGATTTCCGACAAAGGAGTCAGTCTAGGAGCGCGCACTGCGGAACCGAGTCTTTCATTTTCCCCTAAAAGAGCCACGCACGCTACCCACTGGACCCACTGTGCGCTCTGACCACCGGACCACCACCCTGCCACCCGCATCCCTCAGCAGACCTGGGAGATACATGTTGAGCCCGAGCTGTCCGCCACTGTCCTGCTTCATTGTGTTCGGGGCTTCGCCAAAGCTCGCCTTTCATTCGGCTGCTGCCTCCGCCAAAAGATTTTTATTAAACTTTATCTCATAACTGCGATCTCGAATAAACGCGACACATTGAAGTTTCCAGGCAACTGTCAGAGGCCCCCATCTCTGAGACAATATTCAGACAGCAATTTCCCCTGGTGCATTGCTTTAATTAAAAGAGCAATTTACCTCTGTCAGCGCGCCGCCTGTCCACAATAAAAAGAGGCCTCGCGAAATTGGGCCCTTATCAATCCGCCATCACGGTTTAATAAAGTTTCCTCTGCCGTTAAGATCTGAGTTTCTATGGTGAATTGAAGTGTTTGACATGGAAACCAGTTCAGATCTTGCGCACTTTTCCGCCTCTTTAGCTGTGGGCAAACAGTCTAGGCTTCCAGCGCCTTGGATAAAGCGTATTTGCTTTTAAACTGCACGCTCTATTGGGCACGGGAAAACAAAGAGTCATCGGACATACAGTTACGCAGCGTCTGTCCCTGGCATTTTGGTTTTATTGTGAACGTAACAAGGTCGACACTCCGAGACCATTGATTATAATAGACGCACATGCATTTTCTGTGGTTTGTTCTAGTGACAAGCCGTGCGTAATGACGTTTATGAATTGACCAGGGAATATGTGCACCGTTATAGATTCAGATTTTATTGCATGAGGAAGTCGTGACTTATTTTCTGTCGATTTATTGTAAGAAAAGACAACGCAAGTAGTCATAATCCAGTGACCTCATGATCCGGATGGAGGAGGATAACAGAGATATGAAGCGGAGCCTACTTTGGGTAACAAGAGGAAAAATTGACAAAGAAAGTATATAATTAGCAGGTAttctaaaatttaaaacaaaccatTATTGTCCAAAAtaattttaccatgttcataTTTACTAACATATAAGGCTCTGccctttttaaaatgcaatggAAGTCGTTATAATGATATTCATTATAATAAAGAGCAGCTGCAGATTGTGATCAAATAGCCACGTGA
This region includes:
- the fev gene encoding protein FEV is translated as MKQDSGGQLGLNMYLPDPTENLLKETKGTSWAPINTGVQKGSGQIQLWQFLLELLSDSANMSCIAWEGTNGEFKLIDPDEVARRWGERKSKPNMNYDKLSRALRYYYDKNIMTKVHGKRYAYKFDFHGLAQVCQPSSTEQALYKFQGNFSPLPFSGISKLNLVGPVGGVGPSGFSYWTGSPSLYHSHNLQPPFSTVSPSHIGCVNNINGLANINAHYN